TGGGAATTGGCTTATTCAATTTACTGCCGATGAAGCCTTTGGACGGGGGTAAAATGCTTGAGGTTTTACTGAGCTACAAGCTTCCAGAACATCAGTATAAGCCATTGGTCAATTCAATTTCTGTAATAATGGCATTAATCATAATATTCAGCTTGGTTGCTGGATTTTTATGAATTTTCTTTTTTTGATGGTTTTCGGTTAAAAAATAAAAAAAATTGAAAGAAAATGAATTCTTTCAATCTAGAAGTATCTTTCTAAAATACCTTCTAAAATTTTGTAGTGACGACCTTCGTCTTTTGAGCTTTCTCTGAAGAAGTCAGCAGCGGTTTCAATTCCGGCTTCAGCTGCTTTTTCAGATGCTTCTCTTTTTTCGGCGTTAGCCATTTTTTCTCCACCCATCATCCATTCGATGTTTTCTTTAAGGGTGTCTTTGATGATTCCGTTCATTTCACAGAATCTTGCAGCATGTTCAGCTTCTTCCCATGCCAGTCTTTTGAAAACTTCAGCTAACTCTCCGTAACCTTCTCTTGAAGCTTGTCTGGACATTGCTAGATAAATTCCTACTTCGTTGGTTTCTCCTTCAAAGTTTCCTGCTACAAATTTTTCTACAGGGGTTCCTTTTGTAATTCCTATTTCATGTTCGTATTTTACCATGACAATACTCTCCATTTATAATTCTTTACAAGCTTGAGCTAATTTTTTACCTAATTCGTAACTTGCAGTGTTTTCTTCTTCATTTGGTACGAAAGTGATTTCCTGTGTGTCAACAACATCAAATCCGCATCCGTTTAATTCTTCAGCGAGCATTTTAGGAGTTCCTCCTCTTCCGCCCATTGAACCGAAGGTAACTGCTTTTCTTACGATGCCTGTTCTGTTGAACAGGAGACCTTTAAGGTAGTACATGATGTCTCCGATACTTGGGTATGGCACATCGTTGATTGTAGGGTCACCGACAGCAATTCCTTTACTGGTCAGGATGCTTTTGACAATTTCTGATCTTTCATCTTCGTGCAGGAAGAAGATTTCAACATCATAGCCTTCGGATATTGCACCTTCAGCAATTTCGTGAGCCATTGCTTGGGTTGAGTAGTGCATTGTGTCGTAGATGATTGTGATTTTGTCTTCACATACACCGGTTGCCCAGTTTTGGTAAGCTCCGATAATCTGCATTGGGTCGGTCCAGATTTGACCGTGGGATGGAGCGATTACTTTGATTTGTTCGAGCAATCCTAATTCAACTACTTCATCCAATTTTTTAAGTACAAGTTTGGAAAGTGGGGTAATGAGGTTTGCGTAGAATTTCTGAGCTGCGTCCATGAGGACGTATTCAGGAATTTCGTCACTGAACCTTTTTGTGTAACATAAGTGCTGACCGAATGCGTCGTTAGGGAATAAAATACCTGTGTCGTCTGCAAGCAGGGTAAACAT
This region of Methanobrevibacter millerae genomic DNA includes:
- a CDS encoding FprA family A-type flavoprotein translates to MKANAQKIAEGVYWIGVLDWDLRSYHGYTLDGTTYNAYLVFGEDKAAIIDNAYPGKTAEMMARIDDAFAQEGRDVKVDYIIQNHVEKDHSGVLYDLHKRFPEAPIYCTKIAVNGLLKHYPKLEGAEFITVGTGDTLDVGGRTLAFLDAFLLHWPDSMFTLLADDTGILFPNDAFGQHLCYTKRFSDEIPEYVLMDAAQKFYANLITPLSKLVLKKLDEVVELGLLEQIKVIAPSHGQIWTDPMQIIGAYQNWATGVCEDKITIIYDTMHYSTQAMAHEIAEGAISEGYDVEIFFLHEDERSEIVKSILTSKGIAVGDPTINDVPYPSIGDIMYYLKGLLFNRTGIVRKAVTFGSMGGRGGTPKMLAEELNGCGFDVVDTQEITFVPNEEENTASYELGKKLAQACKEL
- a CDS encoding ferritin-like domain-containing protein; translated protein: MVKYEHEIGITKGTPVEKFVAGNFEGETNEVGIYLAMSRQASREGYGELAEVFKRLAWEEAEHAARFCEMNGIIKDTLKENIEWMMGGEKMANAEKREASEKAAEAGIETAADFFRESSKDEGRHYKILEGILERYF